A stretch of the Equus caballus isolate H_3958 breed thoroughbred chromosome X, TB-T2T, whole genome shotgun sequence genome encodes the following:
- the RAB33A gene encoding ras-related protein Rab-33A, whose product MAQPILGHGSLQPASSAGLASLELDSSLDQYVQIRIFKIIVIGDSNVGKTCLTFRFCGGTFPDKTEATIGVDFREKTVEIEGEKIKVQVWDTAGQERFRKSMVEHYYRNVHAVVFVYDVTKMTSFTNLKMWIQECNGHAVPPLVPKVLVGNKCDLREQIQVPSNLALKFADAHNMLLFETSAKDPKESQNVESIFMCLACRLKAQKSLLYRDAERQQGKVQKLEFPQEANSKTSCPC is encoded by the exons ATGGCGCAGCCCATCCTGGGCCATGGGAGCCTGCAGCCCGCCTCATCCGCTGGCCTGGCGTCCCTGGAGCTCGACTCGTCGCTGGACCAGTACGTGCAGATTCGCATCTTCAAAATCATCGTGATTGGGGACTCCAACGTGGGCAAGACCTGCCTGACCTTTCGCTTCTGCGGGGGGACCTTCCCAGACAAGACTGAGGCCACTATCGGCGTGGACTTCAGGGAGAAGACCGTGGAAATCGAGGGCGAGAAGATCAAG GTTCAGGTGTGGGACACAGCAGGTCAGGAACGCTTCCGCAAAAGCATGGTCGAGCACTACTATCGCAATGTGCACGCAGTGGTCTTCGTCTATGACGTCACCAAGATGACATCCTTCACCAACCTCAAAATGTGGATCCAAGAGTGCAATGGGCATGCTGTGCCCCCGTTAGTCCCGAAAGTGCTTGTGGGCAACAAGTGTGACTTGAGGGAACAGATCCAGGTGCCCTCCAACCTAGCCCTGAAATTTGCCGATGCCCACAACATGCTCTTGTTTGAGACGTCGGCCAAGGACCCCAAAGAGAGCCAGAACGTGGAGTCAATTTTCATGTGCCTGGCTTGCCGACTGAAGGCTCAGAAATCCCTGCTCTATCGTGATGCTGAAAGGCAGCAGGGGAAGGTGCAGAAACTGGAGTTCCCACAGGAAGCTAACAGTAAAACTTCCTGTCCCTGTTGA